Below is a genomic region from Bradyrhizobium sp. 1(2017).
CAGCGTGGTGCCGTTGACGGTGATGGTGTCGCCGGCCACGAAGCCCGGCGAGATCGAGTCCGAGGGGCTTGCGCCGGACAGCGCCGTCGCGCCGCTGATCGGTGCGGGTGGCGCCGCCTGGTTGTTGACGGGCGTACCGATCGCCGAGCTCGCGCTGTTGAAGAAATTGTCGCCGGCGACGACCGCGGATGCCGCCACCATCGAGGTGTTGGCAACCTTCTGGATCGCTGTGTTCAGCGCCGTGTTGAGGTTCGCGGCCGTGTTGTCCGGGTTGACCGGAGTGCTCGCATCGATCGCGAAGCTGCCGAGCGGCGTCGGCGTCGCCGTCGAGGCGGTCAGGTCGATCTGCTCGGTCGTGCCGTCCGGCAGGGTGAACTGGACGCTCAGCTTGTCGCCATTGTTCGGGTTGACGCCGTTGAGATCGACCGAGAACGACACCGGCGAGCCGCTCGGGCCGGTGACGGTCGCGCCCGTCAGGGTCGAGGACACCGCCTTGAGCTTCAGCCCGAACGGCGATCCGGCGACGTCTTCCGACACCTGCACCGAGCTCGGCGTCGGCTGCGTCTGCACCAGGCGGCCCATGCCGTTGGCCCCAAGGTCGGCGGCCTGACGCTCCGCCATGACGGTCTTGAACCCCGCCTGCGTCGTGGTGCCGTTGATGATGTCGCCGGCATCCGCGACCGACTGGGTGTTGACCGCCGTTCCGGAGAACAGATAGCGGCTGCCGGTCTGCGTGTTGAGAACGCCGACCATCGAGCCGAACTGGGCGGCGGCGGTGTTCTGCGCGACCGTCTGGCCATTGACGTTGAGATCCTGCGCGGTCGAGGCCGAGCCGGTCTGCACGGTGTTGCGAATCTTCGTCAGCGACTGCAGCGCGGTGTTGGCGAGGTTGATGCTGACGTTGACGTTGGTGATCGTGTCGGTATAGGCGGCGATGTTGGAGAGCTGCGCGCGCCCGGCGATCGCAAAGCCCTCGTTGGTGCCCATGCCGGCATAGTTCTGCGACAGCTTGCCCGTCGAAAGCTGCGTCGACAGGTCGGTGAGCTGCTGATTGATGTTGCGAATCTGCGCGCCGAGAACCGACGAGGAATAGTTGATGCTGCTGATCGACATGTTTCAGAGCCCTGTTACTTTTTACCCTTGAGCCTGGAGCAACGTGTTCATCATGCTCTGCACCACCGACATGACGTGGGCGTTGGCGGCATAGGCATTCTGAAGCTGGATCAGGTTCGACATCTCCGAGTCCAGATTGACGCTGGAGGTCG
It encodes:
- a CDS encoding flagellar protein, encoding MSISSINYSSSVLGAQIRNINQQLTDLSTQLSTGKLSQNYAGMGTNEGFAIAGRAQLSNIAAYTDTITNVNVSINLANTALQSLTKIRNTVQTGSASTAQDLNVNGQTVAQNTAAAQFGSMVGVLNTQTGSRYLFSGTAVNTQSVADAGDIINGTTTQAGFKTVMAERQAADLGANGMGRLVQTQPTPSSVQVSEDVAGSPFGLKLKAVSSTLTGATVTGPSGSPVSFSVDLNGVNPNNGDKLSVQFTLPDGTTEQIDLTASTATPTPLGSFAIDASTPVNPDNTAANLNTALNTAIQKVANTSMVAASAVVAGDNFFNSASSAIGTPVNNQAAPPAPISGATALSGASPSDSISPGFVAGDTITVNGTTLTFVSSGATGNQLNVTDSIQTLMSKIDAITGTSKPSTVHGGSITINTDDAASLNITSSNTGALSSLGFSSTPVTATQPPLRVGTSPASSATTLVNGSANTVKWYLGNDGPGSPRATAMARVDDAVTVQYGAQANEDAIRRQLQAIAVFGTFSTSPTGQYSGGQVSALSLRVTQALTQQPGQQRIEDIQTDIAMAQNTMQDASTRQTQAKAQLQSIIDQAESASPDQVASEILALQNALQASYQVTSNLAQLSLVKFL